One segment of Haliotis asinina isolate JCU_RB_2024 chromosome 12, JCU_Hal_asi_v2, whole genome shotgun sequence DNA contains the following:
- the LOC137257530 gene encoding protein wech-like, protein MATLDYKKLTENHLTCAICTNVFTDPATLECNHTFCKTCLLKYTKTHPEAIQAKSIHCPSCRQQTKVTSGSSGEEWVSELKPSHVIQDLMDDFLPAIHALQDDNGCGICTAQGKTTAACSWCSLCDCAFCDGCLKMHSVMPMSHDHEVVDLPNHTKMNRCFMCNVHRNEKMKVFCTDCRKAVCTVCCSTDHRKCDEVDTIESMVPIVKEQLTNKMKRLRVNMATTKKFVDLRKDTFENIRSNAQNIKDQIQKARETLVDVILRKERHLIDDVNEFCNSHSQKFQREVAHLEKELQLFQQQYETISGAVTSNTEMDMFAIYESMDEASPDNRQTDNLAAPGRVVFTHNMDKLRKAVDELGLGEVDVVHDISDRHSCPVLHHSIDLKDDEDTCDPSLHDVTVVTVNGIKVTIVADCGNNKLKAYYTSKSKSFHKHLLFSDYPWQIANLTGSQVAVTIPDINEIVTVDITQEPIVLSTVKTSKQYCVLAYLSPSQLVAGTYTDNVDILDLAGNVLHSFNTGLIGSPDFIHVTSNKNLILSNEDVYSLVSLTCEGGPICTYTPKGGRTLTCPQGIATTTTGDILLVDETSNNVRQLSESMQFVRYVLQGEDGLHSPDGICVDDDGLLYVTPNGYVKVYTFCVDSDT, encoded by the exons ATGGCAACCTTGGATTATAAGAAGCTGACAGAAAACCACCTCACTTGTGCCATCTGCACCAATGTATTCACAGACCCTGCAACACTGGAGTGCAATCACACATTCTGTAAGACTTGTCTGCTgaaatacaccaaaacacatcCAGAAGCAATACAAGCCAAGTCTATCCACTGTCCATCCTGTAGACAGCAAACAAAGGTGACCTCTGGCAGTTCAGGCGAGGAATGGGTCAGTGAGTTAAAACCTAGCCATGTCATACAGGATCTGATGGATGACTTTTTACCTGCCATACATGCATTACAAG atgacAATGGCTGCGGCATTTGCACAGCACAAGGGAAGACAACTGCAGCCTGTTCATGGTGCTCCCTCTGTGACTGTGCCTTCTGTGATGGATGTCTTAAGATGCACAGCGTGATGCCAATGTCACACGATCATGAAGTAGTGGATTTGCCCAATCATACCAAAATGAACCGTTGCTTCATGTGTAATGTCCACAGAAATGAAAAGATGAAGGTGTTCTGTACAGACTGCAGGAAGGCGGTGTGTACTGTATGCTGCAGTACTGACCACAGGAAATGTGATGAAGTTGATACAATAGAGAGTATGGTCCCAATAGTTAAGGAACAGctgacaaacaaaatgaaacgaCTAAGAGTCAACATGGCAACCACAAAAAAATTCGTTGACTTGAGAAAAGATACGTTTGAAAATATTAGGAGTAATGCACAGAACATTAAAGATCAAATCCAAAAGGCACGTGAAACGTTGGTAGATGTTATTTTAAGGAAAGAGAGGCATCTGATTGATGATGTTAATGAATTTTGTAATAGTCACTCTCAGAAGTTTCAAAGAGAGGTTGCTCACCTGGAAAAGGAGCTTCAGTTGTTCCAACAGCAGTATGAGACCATATCCGGTGCTGTGACATCCAATACTGAGATGGACATGTTTGCCATCTATGAGTCGATGGATGAAGCATCTCCTgacaacagacaaacagacaaccTGGCAGCACCAGGAAGGGTTGTATTCACTCATAACATGGACAAACTGAGGAAAGCAGTCGATGAACTTGGACTTGGCGAGGTTGACGTTGTTCATGACATTAGTGACCGCCATTCTTGTCCTGTTTTACATCACAGCATTGACCTCAAGGATGATGAGGACACATGTGATCCGTCTTTGCATGACGTCACTGTGGTGACTGTTAATGGAATTAAAGTAACCATAGTGGCAGATTGCGGTAACAACAAACTCAAAGCATACTACACCTCAAAGTCCAAATCATTTCATAAACACCTGCTGTTTTCGGATTATCCATGGCAGATAGCAAATCTAACTGGGAGTCAGGTAGCTGTCACTATtcctgacattaatgaaataGTTACAGTTGACATAACTCAAGAACCTATTGTCTTGTCAACTgtcaaaacaagcaaacaatacTGTGTTCTGGCCTATCTCAGTCCTTCTCAACTGGTGGCAGGTACATACACTGACAATGTGGACATACTGGACTTAGCAGGGAATGTACTCCATTCCTTCAACACGGGACTGATAGGGAGCCCAGACTTTATCCATGTTACCAGCAACAAGAATCTTATACTCAGTAATGAAGATGTTTATTCCCTTGTATCTTTAACTTGTGAAGGGGGCCCTATTTGCACTTACACTCCAAAAGGGGGCAGAACTTTGACATGCCCGCAAGGAATCGCTACAACCACCACGGGAGACATCCTGCTGGTTGATGAAACCTCCAACAATGTGAGACAGCTGTCAGAATCTATGCAGTTTGTGAGATACGTTCTCCAAGGAGAGGATGGTCTTCATTCCCCTGATGGCATCTGTGTAGATGATGATGGTTTATTGTACGTAACACCCAATGGATACGTAAAGGTATATACATTTTGCGTAGACTCCGATACATAG